The sequence AGCACGGACGAGCGTTCGGTGCCGGCATCCGTGGAGTACTGGACGGCGAAGGTGGACAGCAGCACCTGCAGGCCGAAGCCACTGGCGCCGGCGAACATGGTCAGCAACAGGGCCTTGGGGCGGCGCATGACCTCCCAGATCGGCAGCTTCCGCTTCTCACCGGAGGCCTCGGCCTGGGCGGCGGCGGCCTCGAAGATCGGGGACTCGCTGATCTTGGCGCGGACGACCATGCCGACGATCAGCAGGGCGAAGGACAGCAGGAACGGCACACGCCAACCCCAGGCGAGGAACTGATCCTGCGGGAGGAGAGCGGAGAACGTGCCGAGGATGAAGGTGCCCAGGGCGGCGCCGGTGGGGGCGCCGGCGTTGGTGAAGGAGGCTGCGAAGCCGCGCTTGCCACCCTCGGAGTGCTCCAAGGCCATCAGGGCGGCGCCGCCCCACTCACCGCCGACCGCGATGCCCTGGCAGACGCGCAGGAAGACGAGCATGACCGCGCCCCAACCGCCGATCGTCGCGGCGCCGGGCACCAGGCCGATCAGGGTGGAGGCCACGCCCATGATGAGCATGGACAACACCAACATCTTCTTGCGGCCGAGCTTGTCCCCGAAGTGGCCGAAGATCGCCCCGCCGAGAGGGCGGGCGAGATACCCGGCGGCGAAGGTGCCGTAGGAGGCGATGGCGCCGGCCAACGGGTCCAGGCCGGTGAAGAAGACCGTGGGGAACACCAGCGCCGAGGCGGAGGCGTAGAGCAGGAAGTCGTAGAACTCGATCGTCGAGCCGAGGTAGCTCGAGAGGATGACGCGGCGGGACTCTCGGCGCTTGGTGGCCGGGTCGAGCGACGCCAGGTCCGGCGCGGCGGCCGTGGTGGTGTCGGTGGACATGGGGGTGCTCCAGTCTGGACGGGGAAATGCGGTTCGTGCTGGACAGTGTCCCGACCCTGCTGTGACATGCAACACGATACGTATATGAAACACATTACTCTTGAGAAAGTCAACCATTGAGTTGTTCATGCCTGAGGGTGCTGAGGTCTCGGCCCTGGCTCGCCGGGAGGCGCGCCCAGGACGACGCCGGCCGCGCACCCGGGTGCGCAGCCGACGTCGTGCGGTGGAGAAAGGGATGGGGCGGTGGCCCTGCGGGGCTGGCGGCCCCGGAAGGGGCGCTAGAAGGCGATCTTGAGCAACAGGGAGCGCAACTGCTTGCGCTCACGCGGGGACAGGGTGGAGAGGGTGTAGTCCTCCGAGTCCTCCAAAATCTGCAGGGCCCGGGCATGGAGATCCCGGCCGGCATCCGTGGCGACGATGATCTTGGAGCGCCGGTCCCGAGGGTCGGTCTCCCGCAGGACGGCGCCGCGCTGCTCCAGGTTGTCCACGAGGGCGACGATCTGGCTGGGGTCCAGGGCCAGGAACTCGCCCATCTCACGCTGGGACGGGTTCTGCCCGCTTGCGGCCAGGGACAGCACGGAGAACTGGCGGACCTTCAGGTCCAGCCCCTCCAGTTGGTGATTGGCGTGGCTGATGCCGCGGCCACGGGCGCGTGAGGTCAGGAAGTGGATCTGCTCAGCCACGTCGGAGCACAGGAAGCGCTCTATCCCGTCCGTCACCTCGCCAGTGGTATCGCCGGCTCCACTGGCAGTCACGGGCGTGGATGCAGTGGGGGCGGAGGTTGCGGCGGCGGCGCTAGCCGTAGCGGCAGAGCCGTGGGAAGCCTTGTCAGTGGAAGTAGACATGCGTTTCTCGCAACCGTTCGTCACATCGTTGATTTGTTCAAGTGTAGCGGCGCAACCCCAGTGGCGGCCGGATTCACAGTGTTTCTAGTGAATGTACATCATTGACTTTCTCAACGGTATGGGCTGTCATGGACTCCAGAAGCGCCTACGGGCACTTGCACCCCAGTATTCGAGCATCGTTCCGATCCACCGATCTGAACCCCCATCACGCAAGGAGAACCCATGTCCCTGAACGGCAAGGTAGCCATCGTCACCGGATCCGGAGCAGGCCTCGGCCTCGCCTACGCGCAGGAACTGGCTCGCCAGGGCGCGTCGGTCATCATCAATGATGTGAACCAGGAGATCGCCGACTCCGCCGTCGCCTCGATCACCGAGGCCGGAGGCAAGGCTGCGGCTGTGGTGGCTCCGGTCGGCTCCTCCGAGACCGCCGACCTGCTGGTCAAGACCGCGGTGGACACCTTCGGTGGCCTGGACATCCTGGTCACCAACGCCGGCATCCTGCGGGACAAGTCCCTGCTGAAGATGACCGACGAGGACTTCGACCTGGTCATCAACGTGCACGTCAAGGGCACCTTCACGTGCGTCCGCTCAGCCTACGCCTACTTCAAGGAGAACGGCGTCGCCGGCCGCATCGTCACCATCGGCTCCCCGACCGGCCAGCGCGGCAACTTCGGCCAGACCAACTACGCCGCCGCCAAGGCCGGGATCGTGGGCATGGTCCGCACCTGGGCGATGGAGATGAAGAAGGCCGGCGTCTCCGTCAACGCCGTCATCCCCGTGGCCGCCACCGCCATGACCAAGACCATCCCGTTCTTCAAGGCGGCCGTCGAGGCGGACGAGCGCGGCGAGGCCATGCCGGAGTTCTTCCGCAAGGAACTCGGCTTCGGGCCGGCCCAGGACGTGGCCGGCGTCATCGCCTTCCTGTCCTCGGAGGAGGCGGCCGGCATCACCGGCCAGGCCATCGGCGTCGGCGGTGACCGCCTGCAGGTCTGGTCCCACCCGGAGTCCGTGGCCACCGAATTCCACGATGGCGGCTGGGACTACGCGACCATGCTCGCCGAGGGCAAGGCGCTCCTCGAGGCCAACCTGCAGTCTGTTGGTGAGAAGATGCCGGAGCTGCCCGCCGAGCTGCAGCCCGAGACCGCGAAGTGAGCGCCGGCATGAGCGCCAACGCCGAGAACGCCGGTGACACCGGGAACACCGTTCGCTATGAGTGCCGGGTGGACGTCGAGGCGGTGACCGCCATCGACATGCACGTGCACCTGGAGGTGGATGGCCATGGCCACGTGTCCATGCCGGAGGACATCATGGAGGCCTCCTCGAAGTACTTCAAGGCCGAGGAGCGCACCCCGTCGATCGACCGGATCGGTGAGATCTACCGCGAGCAGAAGATGGCCGCGGTGGTCTTCACCGTGGATGCCAGCACCCAGATGGACCACGCTCCGAACTCCATCGACGATCTGGTGGCCGGCTGCGCACGGAACAATGACGTGCTGATCCCGTTCGGCTCCGTGGATCCCCGCAAGGGGCCGGCTGCGCTGGTCGAGGCCCGTCGCCAGGCTGACGTGCTGGGGGTGCGCGGCTTCAAGTTCCACCCCTCCGTCCAGGGCTTCGACCCCTCGGACGAGCAGTTCCGCCCCCTGTGGGCCGAGCTGGAGCAGATCGGGCTGCCGTGCATCTTCCACACCGGTCAGAACGGGATGGGCGCCGGGTTGCCGGGAGGCCGCGGCATCAAGCTCAAGTACTCGAACCCGTTGCTGCTGGACGAGGTGGCGGCGGACCACCCGAACCTGCCGATCATCATGGCCCACCCCTCGGTGCCGTGGCAGGACGAAGCCAACTCGATCGCCACCCACAAGGCGAACGTGTACATCGACCTCTCCGGCTGGTCGCCGAAGTACTTCCCGGAGTCGCTCGTGCGCCAGTCCAACAACGTGCTCTCCCGCAAGGTCCTCTTCGGCACCGATTTCCCGCTCATCACGGCGGAGAAGTGGATGAAGGCCTTCGCGGATCTGCCCCTGAAGGACGAGGTCCGGCCGCTGATCCTCAAGGAGAACGCCGTTCGGCTGCTCGGCCTGGGCTCCACCTCAGGCTCCACCCCGGGTGCCCGGGATGCGTGAACCCGTGACGGGGGCCGTGACCCCCTCTGACCTGTACGGCTTCGCCGAGCGCCTCACCGAGGCGGAGCGGTCCGTATTGTCAGAGTTGGTCACCGTCCTCGACGAGCAGGTCAAGCCGCACCTCAACGAGCACTGGGATGCGGCGACGTTCCCGGACGAGATCCGCCAGCCGTTGCGTGACCTGAAGCTGATGGACCCGCCTGCGCTGAAGGCCGCCGGCGAGCCCATCCGGGACATCCTCACGGGCTTCCGCAACTTCGAGCTCGCGCGCACAGACCTGAACGTCTGCACCTACTTCAACGCGCAGGCCGGGCTGTTCCGCACCGCGGTGCGCCTGGGCGGCTCTGCGGAGCAGGTGGCGGAGCTGGACCCGAAGATCGTGGACTACTCCCTGACCGGTGTCTTCGCCCTCACTGAGCCGGACCACGGTTCGGATGTGGCCGGCGGGCTGGCCACGTCGGCGCGGCGCCAGCAGGACGGGTCCTGGCTGATCAACGGCGCCAAGCGCTGGATCGGCGGGGCCTTCGAGTCCGACGTGATGGCCACCTTCGCCCGGGACGAGGCGGACGGTGAGGTCAAGTGCTTCCTCGTCCCGCGTGAGGCCGAGGGCGTGAAGCTGGAGCTGATCCGGAACAAGGCCAGCCTGCGCATCATGCAGAACGCGCACATCACCTACACGGATGTGCGGGTGGAGGAGGTGGACCGGCTCCAGGGAATCAACTCCTTCAAGGACGTCAGCCGATGCCTGCGCAGCATGCGTTCGGATGTCGCCTGGATGGCCACCGGTGCCCAGGCCGGCGCCTTCGAGGCCGCCCTGCGCTATGTCCGCTCGCGGGAGCAGTTCGGCCGGCCGATCGCCGGATTCCAGTTGGTCCAGGAGAAGTTGGCGACGATGCTCGGCAATCTCACCGCCTCGCTGGGCATGGTGGTGCAGTTGACCGAACAGCAGGCCGCCGGCACCTACAGGGACGAGAACTCGGCACTGGCCAAGATGTTCACCGCCCTGCGGCTGCGGGAGACCGTGGCGCTGGCCCGCGAGGTCTGCGGCGGCAACGGCATCACCCTGGACACCGACGTCGCCCGTTTCCACGCGGATGCGGAGGCCGTCTATTCCTACGAGGGCACCCATGAGATCAATGCCCTGATCGTCGGGCGCGCCGTCACCGGCGTCGGCGCCTTCGTCTAGCAGCCGCGCCCTCGGGCGCAGGGTCACGAAATCATCACCGATGGGTCGAGACCATTGCACTTTCCAACTATTGTGATGTATAACACAGTTCAAA comes from Citricoccus muralis and encodes:
- a CDS encoding SDR family NAD(P)-dependent oxidoreductase → MSLNGKVAIVTGSGAGLGLAYAQELARQGASVIINDVNQEIADSAVASITEAGGKAAAVVAPVGSSETADLLVKTAVDTFGGLDILVTNAGILRDKSLLKMTDEDFDLVINVHVKGTFTCVRSAYAYFKENGVAGRIVTIGSPTGQRGNFGQTNYAAAKAGIVGMVRTWAMEMKKAGVSVNAVIPVAATAMTKTIPFFKAAVEADERGEAMPEFFRKELGFGPAQDVAGVIAFLSSEEAAGITGQAIGVGGDRLQVWSHPESVATEFHDGGWDYATMLAEGKALLEANLQSVGEKMPELPAELQPETAK
- a CDS encoding MarR family winged helix-turn-helix transcriptional regulator: MSTSTDKASHGSAATASAAAATSAPTASTPVTASGAGDTTGEVTDGIERFLCSDVAEQIHFLTSRARGRGISHANHQLEGLDLKVRQFSVLSLAASGQNPSQREMGEFLALDPSQIVALVDNLEQRGAVLRETDPRDRRSKIIVATDAGRDLHARALQILEDSEDYTLSTLSPRERKQLRSLLLKIAF
- a CDS encoding MFS transporter → MSTDTTTAAAPDLASLDPATKRRESRRVILSSYLGSTIEFYDFLLYASASALVFPTVFFTGLDPLAGAIASYGTFAAGYLARPLGGAIFGHFGDKLGRKKMLVLSMLIMGVASTLIGLVPGAATIGGWGAVMLVFLRVCQGIAVGGEWGGAALMALEHSEGGKRGFAASFTNAGAPTGAALGTFILGTFSALLPQDQFLAWGWRVPFLLSFALLIVGMVVRAKISESPIFEAAAAQAEASGEKRKLPIWEVMRRPKALLLTMFAGASGFGLQVLLSTFAVQYSTDAGTERSSVLYAFALASIFSIFFVIWFGHLSDRFGRRPVMIAGLILFVGFLFPFFGMLSSTSWLVLLLAFTIALGLHGMIYGPLAAFIAEQFGTGSRYTGASLGYQLATLLGAGFTPTILATLYAGPGGGTSIVPVTVFLGAMAVVSIIALVLTRESKDHDLTTHEH
- a CDS encoding acyl-CoA dehydrogenase family protein encodes the protein MREPVTGAVTPSDLYGFAERLTEAERSVLSELVTVLDEQVKPHLNEHWDAATFPDEIRQPLRDLKLMDPPALKAAGEPIRDILTGFRNFELARTDLNVCTYFNAQAGLFRTAVRLGGSAEQVAELDPKIVDYSLTGVFALTEPDHGSDVAGGLATSARRQQDGSWLINGAKRWIGGAFESDVMATFARDEADGEVKCFLVPREAEGVKLELIRNKASLRIMQNAHITYTDVRVEEVDRLQGINSFKDVSRCLRSMRSDVAWMATGAQAGAFEAALRYVRSREQFGRPIAGFQLVQEKLATMLGNLTASLGMVVQLTEQQAAGTYRDENSALAKMFTALRLRETVALAREVCGGNGITLDTDVARFHADAEAVYSYEGTHEINALIVGRAVTGVGAFV
- a CDS encoding amidohydrolase family protein, which translates into the protein MSANAENAGDTGNTVRYECRVDVEAVTAIDMHVHLEVDGHGHVSMPEDIMEASSKYFKAEERTPSIDRIGEIYREQKMAAVVFTVDASTQMDHAPNSIDDLVAGCARNNDVLIPFGSVDPRKGPAALVEARRQADVLGVRGFKFHPSVQGFDPSDEQFRPLWAELEQIGLPCIFHTGQNGMGAGLPGGRGIKLKYSNPLLLDEVAADHPNLPIIMAHPSVPWQDEANSIATHKANVYIDLSGWSPKYFPESLVRQSNNVLSRKVLFGTDFPLITAEKWMKAFADLPLKDEVRPLILKENAVRLLGLGSTSGSTPGARDA